From Penaeus monodon isolate SGIC_2016 chromosome 42, NSTDA_Pmon_1, whole genome shotgun sequence, one genomic window encodes:
- the LOC119599195 gene encoding uncharacterized protein LOC119599195: MTPTLTILSGPQTCPRKKYIKKPPKCMDENKTINLAAAKVIVLLTRSILRGARKRFVYSHETLEAAVQHLRQKNHSLSWVSKHYGVPRSTLSARLKSPHPLARKMTGKGTALPYEEEEAIKKWILEMSTKEGTQAWQTIARTVQEVLNERGLKVFKNNNKPTSGWLQAFLRRHPELRKIRMVLDGQALWGPTKKYG, translated from the exons ATgacccccaccctcaccatccTTTCAGGCCCCCAGACATGTCCACGGAAAAAATACATCAAGAAACCCCCAAAGTGTATGGACGAAAATAAGACCATTAACCTTGCAGCGGCCAAGGTCATTGTGTTATTAACAAGAAGCA tCCTGAGAGGGGCTCGGAAAAGGTTTGTGTACAGCCATGAAACCCTAGAAGCCGCAGTCCAGCACTTGCGTCAGAAGAACCACTCTCTGTCATGGGTGAGTAAGCACTATGGTGTTCCACGATCCACACTCTCGGCCAGGCTTAAGTCCCCTCACCCCCTGGCCAGGAAGATGACAGGTAAGGGAACCGCCTTGccgtatgaggaggaggaggccatCAAGAAGTGGATCTTGGAGATGAGCACTAAGGAGGGCACACAGGCCTGGCAGACCATAGCCAGGACAGTTCAGGAAGTGCTAAATGAACGAGGGCTTAAAGTGTTCAAGAACAATAACAAGCCAACGTCTGGCTGGCTCCAAGCCTTCCTGAGGCGTCATCCCGAGCTCAGAAAGATACGCATGGTACTGGACGGACAGGCATTGTGGGGACCCACCAAAAAATATGGATAG